The DNA region GAAGGCCTGACCGGACTGGCCTCAGCCCATCAACTCCGGCGCGAAGTAGTCGCGCAGCCGAGCGATCTTCCCGTCGCGGATGCGGAAAATCTGCACCAGAGACACCACCACGTCGTCTCCGTCTCCGGCTCCGTCGAAGACCGTGTCGATCTCGGCGATGAACACGTCCGGGTCGGAGGTGGTGTGCAGGACGTAGCCGGACTTCTCCAGGTTGGGCGAACGCGCGCCCTTCACCGGGTGCTGCGCGTAGTACGCCGCCATGGCGCTGCGGATCTCCTCGCGGCCCACCAGCCTCCTGGGGAAGGCGGCACCGGCGGACATCAGCGGTGCCTCGAAGACACCGTCCTCGGTGAAGCACTCGGCGAGGGCGTCGGCGTTCCGGGTCAGGGCGCCGGCGTGGACGTAACTCTGGAAGATCTCCTGCGGTGTTCGGGACACGGTGGCCTCCCTGGGCTCGACACTGAGGGCCACCCCATCACACATGCCGATCAGACGGGACACATGGCCGCGGTGAGTTTGGCGCGGAGGAGGCGGACCGCCGGGGACTGCTGGTCGCGGCGGGCGACCAGCCCGAGACGGGCGTTCGTGGCGGCGTCGGCGAACGGGACGGCCCGCAGGCCGGCGCCCTGTGCGGAGGAGGTGCTGAGGACGGCGACGCCCGCGCCGCGCTCGGCGAGGCGGAGCAGGGCGACCGGGGAGCTGGCGTCGATGTCCACCCGGGCGTCGAGGCCGAGCTGGGCGCAGGAGCGCTCGTAGGCGGCGCGGATGCCGGTGCCCGCAGACAGGCAGAGGACCTTCTCCCCGCCCAGGTCGGCGAGTTGGAGGGTGTCCCGGTCGAGCGGGTGACCGGCCGGGATGACGGCGGCGATCGGCTCGTCCACGACGACGTCGGCCTCCAGGCCCGGTTCGGTCTCGCCCGCGTAGCCGATCAGGGCCAGGTCGAGGGCGCCGGAGAGGACCTGCGCCTGGAGGAGGTCCGAGTGCCCCTCGTGCAGGCTCAGTTCGATGCCGGGATGGGTGCGACCGAGGTCCGCCACGGTGTCCAGGAACGGCGGGATCGAGCAGCCCGTGATCATGCCCAGCCGCACCCGGCCGCGCACCGCGTCGGCGAACTCGGCGGCGGTGTGCTGGATGGCTTCCAGGGTGGCGAGCGCGCTCTTGGCCAGCGGGAGGACAGCCTCGCCGGCCGGGGTGAGCCGGACCCGGCGGCCGGAACGTTCCAGCAGCTGCTGGCCCAACTCCCGCTCCAGCTTGGCCACCTGGGTGCTGATGCCGGACTGACTGACGTGCAGGCGGTTGGCGGCGGCCGTGAAGGACCCCTCGTCGACCACGGCGACGAAGTAGCGCAGCTGGTGCATCTCCTTGACTTCCTCCCCCTCCTGAAGGGAGGGGGGTTCCCCTCAGCCTCGCGGCTGAGCCGCTGCGCGTGAGCGCGGCGGTGGGACGACTTCCTGCTTCACCGACGACCGCCCGCCCGGAGTGCTCCGTTGAGGTCTTACACCGTCTCCACAGGCTGCAACCGCCAGCCCGGCGGCCAGGATGTTCTTCGCCGCGTTGACGTCCCGGTCGTGGGTCGTTCCGCAGTCGCACGTCCACTCGCGGACGTTGAGCGGCATCCTGCCTCGCAGGGTGCCGCAGGTCGAGCACAGCTTGGACGAGGGGAACCACCGGTCAACGGTGATCACCTCACGCCCGTACCAGTCGGCCTTGTACTCCAGCATGGACCGCAGCTCGGTCCAGCTCGCGTCCGAGACCGCTCGGGCGAGTGTCCGGTTCTTGAGAATGTTCCGGACGGTCAGGTCCTCGATCACGATCGTTTGGTTCTCACGAACGAGTCGAGTGGTGAGCTTGTGCAGGAAGTCCCTGCGCCGGTCGGCGATCCGGGCATACGCCCGGCCGACCTTGATGCGAGCCTTCGCCCGGTTCGCACCGTCGCCCTTGGCCTTGCGGGCAAGGTCTCGCTGGGCCTTGGCGAGGCGTTCGCGGTCCTTGCGCTCATGCCTCGGGTTGGTGATCTTCTCTCCGGTGGAGAGCGTCACCAGGCTGGTGATTCCGGCGTCGATGCCCACGGCCGCGTTGACCGGTGCGGGCATGGCCGGCCGGTCGTCGCACAGCATGGAGACGAACCAGCGTCCGGCCGCGTCCTGCGACACCGTCACCGTGGACGGCGAAGCCCCCTCGGGGAGCGGACGCGACCAGACGATGGCCAGCGGTTCCGTCATCTTGGCCAGAGTCAGCCGGCCGTCCCGGTACCGGAAACCGCTGGTGGTGTACTCGGCGGACTTCCGGGACTTCTTCCGGGACTTGAACGTCGGGTACTTCGCCCGCCTGGCCCAGAAGTTGGCGAACGCGCCCTGCAGGTGCCGCAGCGCCTGCTGCAACGGGACCGACGACACCTCGGACAGGTAGGCCAGTTCCTCGGTCTTCTTCCACACCGTCAGCATCGCGGATGTGGCGTTGTAGTTCACCCGCTCCTGGCGCAGCGTCCACGCCTCGGTACGGGCCTGCAACGCCAGGTTGTAGACCTTGCGCACGCACCCGAACGTGCGCCACAGCTCAGCCGCCTGCGCATCGGTCGGGTGGAAGCGGTACTTGAACGCCCGCTTCACATGGCCACCAGTCATGCTCACAACCTAATGTGACAACAGGTTAGAGATCAAACCCGCGGGTCAGAGCACTACGGTCCGCCTTTGCAGCGAATCGCAGCCCCTGTCCTGCTCCGCAGGAGTTTCGTTTCCTCCCCCGGCTGAAGCCGGGGGTATCCACGAAAGGAATCCGATGACCGGTGACGATATGCGACGGGCGTGCCGGCCGCCCGGCGGATGCGGCGGACGGCCGGGCCGGCCAGGTCGTCACCGTCCGTGACAGCGATGGCCAAGCGAGGGGGTCACCGGCGATGGTCCTCGCCTCGGATCCCCTTGCCTGCATCGGCTGTTTCACCCCGGCGGGCAGGTCGGCGGTCAGCCCGCGGCAGCGGTTCGCAGATCCTCTGCGGTCAGCAGCGACAACAGACTGATGCCCTCCGCCGCGAGGGCATCGGCACCGCCTTGCTCACGGTCGATCACGCACCGGGCCTCGTTCACGACGGCCCCGGGGCCGCGCAGGTCGGCGGTCGACAGCACGATCTGTCCGCCGCTGGTGAGCACGTCCTTGACCACCAGCACACGGCGGCCGACCACATCGGCGCCTTCGGCCAGGCGGCAAGTGCCATACGGCTTGGCCTGCTTGCCCACGAATGCGCACGGCAGGCCGGTGTGCCGGCCGAGCGCGGTGACCACGGGAATGCCGCCCATCTCCAGGCCGGCCAGGACCTCGGCCCCGGACGGCACGAGCGGGGCCATCCGCTGGGCGACCTTGAGCTGACATTCCCTCAGCGCCACTACCATCACCAATGGTGATATCAGGCATCAGATCTATATGTTAGACGGATAGGTTGGCCCGGGCGGAGGATTGAGGCATGACGACGACGAAGACTGCGCGTGAGCTTGCCGAGACCTACTTCACCGCCTGGGAGGCGGGCGACTTCGAGACCGTCCGGGGCCTGCTGGCCGAGGACGTCGACTTCGTCGGGGCACTGGGCACGGCGTCCGGGATCGAGGAGGCGCTGGGCGGGCTGAGGGGCCTCGGCCAGGTGCTGGAGAAGATCGACGTGAAGGCGCGGGTCGCGGACGGCGACGAGGTGATCACCTGGTTCGAGCTGTGCACCACGGTTGCGCCGCCGGCGCCGACGGCGAACTGGATGCACGTGGAGAACGGGAGGATCGCTCGGATCCGGGTGACCTTCGACCCGCGCGGGCTGCTGGCGGGGTTCGAGAAGAAGAGCTGAGGCGAGGGGCTGGGCGGGGCGGGGCGGGCCGAACAGCGGGGGCAGGGGGCCGTGATCGCCGGGGGGCGGTGACGGCCCTCTTCCGGCTGTTCGCGCTCAGGCGTCCTCGTCTGGCGGGGTCGCCTTGAGGGCGGTGATGACGCCCAGGGCGACCGTGGCGATCGCGAGGGCGAGGAGGACGGCGAAGGCCGCCCCGATCAGGAATCGCACGGGTGCTCGCGCTCGGCGTCGAGGAGCAGCACAAGGAGGTTCAGGAGGGTCGAGGTGGGCGCCGTGTTGAAGCGGACGAGGACCCGGCCGTCGAGGGTGTGGTCGAGGTCGGCGGAGGGCCAGATGAGGCCGAACTTCTTGCCGCGCTCCTGGAGTTCGGCGAGGAGCGTGCGGATGTGGTCGTCGGTGTAGGCGCGGATCCGGGGGTCGGTGGGCTTCATGGGGAAGCGGCGCTTCACTCGGCACCGCCCAGGTCGCACTCGAACCAGATGGTCTTGCCGCGCTTCTGCGGGTCGATGCCCCAGCGGTCGGTGAGGCCCTCGACGAGCTGGAGGCCCCGGCCGGACTCGGCGAGGAGGTCGAGGGGCTGCATGTCGGGCAGCACCGGGCTCTCGTCCGAGACGGCGACCCGGAGGGTGTTGGCGGTGAGGGAGAGGATCTGGACGACCGGCGCGGGGGTGTTCGCGTGGCTCCAGGCGTTCACGATCAGCTCGCCGAGGGCGAGTTCGGCGTCGAAGGTGTCCGAGGGCGGCCAGCCGAGGCGGGTCATGGCGTCCTGGAGGGACTGCTTGGCGAGGGTGAGCGAGGGCGTGTTGAGGTGACGCATGGGAGTTCTCCCGGCGTGGTTGAGGAGGAGGATCCGGCGGACATGGGTCGCCGTGAGCCAAGCCAGGCAAATGGGCATGGCTGCTCTGCGGCGCCTGCTGGCAGGCATTACTGACGACCCGTCGGATCGATGTGAGAACGACGATAGCGCAGCAGGTGGCAAATTTGAGACCGTCGCGAGAAAGTTCCCTCTAACGTGGCTGCCTCGCCCCGGAGCCCTGCGGCACACTGATCTCATCACCCGCAGAGAGGACGTCATGGCCCTTCGATCGAACCCAACCCTTCGCCAGCGACGCCTGGGGACCGAGTTGCGGAGGATTCGAGAGCAGGCCGGCCTCGGCGGCAGCCAGCTGGCACGCGAGCTCGGCATCCAGCCCGCGCAGATCACGCAGATGGAGAGTGGGAAGAGCGGGATCAGCGTCGAGCGGCTGCGGACGATCGCCGCCGTGTGCATGTGTACCAATCAGCCGCTGATCGACGCGATGGCGCGCATGGCCTCAGAGCGCGGGAAGGGCTGGTGGGAGGAGTACCGCGCCACCCTGACCATCGACTTCCTTGAAGTGGCAGAACTTGAGGGTCACGCCGAGCGGATCTCCTTCTGCAATACCGTCTACCTGCCTGGTTTGCTCCAGACCAAGTCCTACGCATCTGCGA from Kitasatospora cathayae includes:
- a CDS encoding helix-turn-helix domain-containing protein, whose protein sequence is MAALRRLLAGITDDPSDRCENDDSAAGGKFETVARKFPLTWLPRPGALRHTDLITRREDVMALRSNPTLRQRRLGTELRRIREQAGLGGSQLARELGIQPAQITQMESGKSGISVERLRTIAAVCMCTNQPLIDAMARMASERGKGWWEEYRATLTIDFLEVAELEGHAERISFCNTVYLPGLLQTKSYASAMFARLVPPLPPQDVETRTTFRLRRQEVVQATPVRAFIHEAALRMQFGGPLVLIDQLAALLNDAERPGLSIRVVPFDVDTFPGTGENLTYVEGPVPELDTVQMDVAPGTLFFDSPANLAKYRTIFSSLDATALSEEQSCDFIRSIMKEMKSTYA
- a CDS encoding ATP-binding protein, with the protein product MRHLNTPSLTLAKQSLQDAMTRLGWPPSDTFDAELALGELIVNAWSHANTPAPVVQILSLTANTLRVAVSDESPVLPDMQPLDLLAESGRGLQLVEGLTDRWGIDPQKRGKTIWFECDLGGAE
- a CDS encoding LysR family transcriptional regulator; translated protein: MHQLRYFVAVVDEGSFTAAANRLHVSQSGISTQVAKLERELGQQLLERSGRRVRLTPAGEAVLPLAKSALATLEAIQHTAAEFADAVRGRVRLGMITGCSIPPFLDTVADLGRTHPGIELSLHEGHSDLLQAQVLSGALDLALIGYAGETEPGLEADVVVDEPIAAVIPAGHPLDRDTLQLADLGGEKVLCLSAGTGIRAAYERSCAQLGLDARVDIDASSPVALLRLAERGAGVAVLSTSSAQGAGLRAVPFADAATNARLGLVARRDQQSPAVRLLRAKLTAAMCPV
- a CDS encoding nuclear transport factor 2 family protein, with amino-acid sequence MTTTKTARELAETYFTAWEAGDFETVRGLLAEDVDFVGALGTASGIEEALGGLRGLGQVLEKIDVKARVADGDEVITWFELCTTVAPPAPTANWMHVENGRIARIRVTFDPRGLLAGFEKKS
- a CDS encoding nuclear transport factor 2 family protein, translated to MSRTPQEIFQSYVHAGALTRNADALAECFTEDGVFEAPLMSAGAAFPRRLVGREEIRSAMAAYYAQHPVKGARSPNLEKSGYVLHTTSDPDVFIAEIDTVFDGAGDGDDVVVSLVQIFRIRDGKIARLRDYFAPELMG
- a CDS encoding orotate phosphoribosyltransferase, producing the protein MVVALRECQLKVAQRMAPLVPSGAEVLAGLEMGGIPVVTALGRHTGLPCAFVGKQAKPYGTCRLAEGADVVGRRVLVVKDVLTSGGQIVLSTADLRGPGAVVNEARCVIDREQGGADALAAEGISLLSLLTAEDLRTAAAG
- a CDS encoding RNA-guided endonuclease InsQ/TnpB family protein; translation: MTGGHVKRAFKYRFHPTDAQAAELWRTFGCVRKVYNLALQARTEAWTLRQERVNYNATSAMLTVWKKTEELAYLSEVSSVPLQQALRHLQGAFANFWARRAKYPTFKSRKKSRKSAEYTTSGFRYRDGRLTLAKMTEPLAIVWSRPLPEGASPSTVTVSQDAAGRWFVSMLCDDRPAMPAPVNAAVGIDAGITSLVTLSTGEKITNPRHERKDRERLAKAQRDLARKAKGDGANRAKARIKVGRAYARIADRRRDFLHKLTTRLVRENQTIVIEDLTVRNILKNRTLARAVSDASWTELRSMLEYKADWYGREVITVDRWFPSSKLCSTCGTLRGRMPLNVREWTCDCGTTHDRDVNAAKNILAAGLAVAACGDGVRPQRSTPGGRSSVKQEVVPPPRSRAAAQPRG